In Janibacter sp. CX7, a single genomic region encodes these proteins:
- a CDS encoding MBL fold metallo-hydrolase: MRLTVVGCSGSFAGPESPASCYLVTAEHEGRTWRIVLDLGNGALGALQRHIDLADLDAVVLSHLHPDHCIDLTGMYVTRTYRPEGALTERLPVYGPAGAAERLAAAYEGIDEAGMTGVLDFRRVSTSVPTHIGPFVVRPFLVNHPVEAYGFRVEADGRVLAYSGDTDSCDALTPLFADADLVLVDSAFVEGRDEARGIHLTGRRAAEAAVAAGGVERLMLTHIPAWNDPEVCRAEAAAVWPGEVELARPDATYDI; encoded by the coding sequence GTGAGGCTCACCGTCGTCGGGTGCTCCGGGTCCTTCGCGGGACCCGAGTCGCCCGCTTCCTGCTATCTCGTGACGGCCGAGCACGAGGGGCGCACCTGGCGCATCGTGCTCGACCTGGGCAACGGCGCGCTCGGCGCCCTGCAACGGCACATCGACCTCGCCGACCTCGATGCCGTCGTGCTCAGCCACCTGCACCCGGACCACTGCATCGACCTCACCGGCATGTACGTCACCCGCACCTACCGACCCGAGGGCGCGCTCACCGAGCGCCTGCCGGTCTACGGCCCCGCGGGCGCGGCCGAGCGACTCGCCGCGGCCTACGAGGGCATCGACGAGGCCGGGATGACCGGGGTCCTCGACTTCCGCCGCGTCTCCACGAGCGTGCCGACGCACATCGGGCCCTTCGTCGTGCGGCCCTTCCTCGTCAACCACCCCGTCGAGGCCTACGGCTTCCGCGTCGAGGCCGACGGTCGGGTGCTCGCCTACAGCGGCGACACCGACTCCTGCGACGCGCTGACCCCGCTCTTCGCCGATGCCGATCTCGTGCTCGTCGACTCCGCCTTCGTCGAGGGGCGCGACGAGGCCCGCGGCATCCACCTCACCGGGCGCCGGGCCGCCGAGGCCGCGGTCGCCGCCGGGGGAGTGGAGCGCCTCATGCTCACCCACATCCCCGCGTGGAACGACCCCGAGGTCTGCCGCGCCGAGGCCGCCGCCGTGTGGCCGGGTGAGGTCGAGCTGGCCCGGCCGGACGCCACCTACGACATCTGA